The Penaeus chinensis breed Huanghai No. 1 chromosome 6, ASM1920278v2, whole genome shotgun sequence genomic interval AACCTTAGTCATTTCTTCCTTAGCCTATGATACTACCAACACGGAATGAACAAAAAGACATTACAGACATTCTACATTCATTTTACAGAGCCATTGTACTGGTACAACACTGTACAGAATCCAATATGGTGGCGCAATCAAGTGGTGGCTCCGTTTTCTGAAGAGTTCACCTTCCGTGCCTGCATGTTGCCAATACTGCTGCAGTGCGTGTCTCCAGGAAAAGCCGTTTTTATAGCTCCACTCTTCTTTGGAGTTGGTGTGTATATTCTTCTGTGTCATTGATTACATGATTAATTAATCAGAAAAGAAGATGCGAGTGAAAGATTAAACTGgtgttgataatgaggatatatatgataaaggtaatagtcATCATGAATATAAAGCTGCAGAATCTGTATTTTGaggatattttttaaaatttacatgtacttatattgtcaagaattattattttttttttttttttacctaacaaacaaaaaaaattatccatATAATGTTAACTATTAAGTCATGTCTTTTTTTGGTATTTGATATATTCCATTTTTTCACATCCATTTTATAATTTCCTAGGCCATGTAAATGTAGCACCTGTGAGTTTTTATAACAAAGCTATTTATGAGCCAGAATAGTGGGTATGCTATGTTTAGTCTTAGAGTATTTGCTTTATTTTGCCAAATGTTTCCAGCACATCTTCATCATGCTGTTGATCGCCTGCGTTTGGGAATTGATCTTCCATCTGTCATATTACTGTCATGTAAGTTGTCCCCTTTTCATACTTATTAaaatggattttattttatttttattttttttaattttttattgttgttgttgttgttgtggttgttgttgttgttgttgtaaagcaAGAAATACCATTATTTGGTATTGGGATCATTATATGTGCATGTTGTTAAAATCCCTTACACTATAGCTTTATCAGTGTGAAttagaaaatatttgttttttattcagttAGATTGCTAAACGAATTAGTCCTATTACTGTGAACTTAAATTGCAATAGACTTTTTGTATAGAATGGTGACTGGGGGGGAAATATTTCTATCATTTGTAAAACATTCATTATAACTTTAGTACGCGGATTTGGACTTTGTGGTAAGATATTTCAGACAGTCCAGTTTTTTAGATGATTGTGTAAGGCAgtcaaatagtaataaagaaaagcaTTAAATTGGTTGTAGATTGTTTTCCAGTCAATTAATTTGTTCAAATATAAGCTACTCGTCGCAAAATAGAAATTTAAATTGGAACATAAATTATTGTCTACAAATGGCCTAAAACAGCTTCTGGCAGTTTTTCCATTGTATCAACCCATGGTGACTTGTAACATGATATTACatcattttcaataataatgGATGATGGATTAAGTCTTATCATGTTACAAGACTATGATCCAGTTGCCAGGATAAGGTCTTGTTGCATGCATTTGCCCAGATGTAGAGCTGCACACACTTATAAAAACCCATTTGTCAGCCAACTTTACTAAAAGAAAATTGCTGTCATCATTGAGTTAATCTTTGAGTGATGAACTGTAAGATATACAACAAAATAAGTGTTTGTGAATTGTAATGGTGAAAATCTTTCCACAGGTTTCCAGTTCCTGTATACTTCAGTATTTGGCTTTTATTCTGCATTTTTGTTCATTAGAACTGGTAAGTACCACTTATAGTCTTTACATTTCCCTTTAGGCTTTTCAGATAAGAAAATATAACTGCTTTTTAAATTTACAAAACAGGTTGTATAGAGAAAAGTATTAATTCACCAATGTATTTTGAATTAAAAATGTTATATGGATAAGATTaagattattatattgtttattatttcatcttattgTTTACTCTTattgtttttcccattttttcttcagGCCATTTCCTGCCCCTATTTGCAGTCCATGCCTTCTGCAACCATATGGGGCTGCCAGAAATGAAGGAGATGCTAAGCAAACCTACCCCTGTAAGAAACAAGTTAATGGCTTTCCATGTCGTGGGTCTGGTTGCCTGGTATTTCCTGCTCTATCCCCTGACTGAACCTTCATTCTACAGCAACACTCTCTATGTCTTATGAAGTTAAAAGATGCAGCTTAAGTTAATGATAGGAGCACTTTAGGTCTAATGCTCAACTAGTTAGAATGTTGTGAGATCTTTTAGACCATAATGATAGTTGTTGCTGCTGATTTTTGGGGTTGTCAAACAAGAGCATAATTTCTCACTAATCAAGAATAGTTTATATCTGTGTTGTGCTACTAATGTTAGGACTGTAAGACATAATGATCTGAAACACAGATTGGTTAAATAGTGTAATTTTGATGATAGGAGGTGATGGATGAAGATACATAATCTATACTCTTATATGAAATGATCTGaaaaaagaaaaccttttttctCTTAACCAGATAGATGATGCACATTTAATGATCATTTAGAAGCAGTTGTTCACACATTTAGGGTGAAataattgttgtttatttatgcctgaaggcataaacatatatattgttttgatgtacgtgtgcatgggtgtttgtgtttatatatgtatgcttgtttgtacttctgtcatatattttacattatatttggTGTCCTTCTTTCACTATTTGTAAATTATGAATATCTCTTCCGTTAAGAATATTAATTACAGATTCTGAGCAAACACTTTGATGGGTCCTTGGATCATAAAACATTGTGATAACATGCATGAGTTTTCTCTCTGTTAGAAACTAGGTCCCATATATTGGTCAATTTTAACTTCATTTGGTGTATCTGTGAATGTGGTATTatgtatcaatattaatgatttttctcttgttttgcaTAAAATGTATTAACTTTTGCTCTTTCAGTTTGAATGTGGGCAGTGTATTAACAAAAATGTTATTAGATTTAGGCTCTGAATTTTTACATCTCTCTTAACTTCTTGAACATTTGATAGTGTGATGCTTGTTCATAAATCACCTTCAATTTTCCAgtactcatgcacacatacatgtacaaatgcatTTGCTTATTTTGCACACAATCACCATGTAcacaaatttattttttgttcagtaTAAATGAGCCTTATTTAGTAACAGTGTCACTTTTAATGAATAAACAAGTCTTATATAAAGAACTCTAATTAGAAACAGTTGAAAATTTGGAATGGATACGTATTTCAGAATTATTTCATCTGTTATGAATTAATTACTTCCTATGCAAAGTAATGAATTAAACTCTTTGGTTTATTGCATATATAAGCTACATTTATTTGCTAAATTTCAAATTgttcattttggattttttttatgatttgtctgtttttatgtgaAGTGGATTACAAAGTATTAAGCTTTATATATTACTGAAAAATGGCACTGTTATTTATATAAGAGCTCATATCTAAAGTGGTTACAGTAAGCATAGAGTTGATAAACTTTACTATGCTTACAGTGGAGAAAATTTGCAAGAGTAAATTTTGGATTCTGTTTTAGTATAGAAGTTTTAGTCTGGT includes:
- the LOC125026446 gene encoding CAAX prenyl protease 2-like; protein product: MSSICLNEIFACFLLSVLYVGSLYIWNATQGRDHPTTIKKRCISVFFMTIVSPFFIIWFGNKNIEEKASLWSQMGLRWEGLIPALILPMILTFVLFLGPIVQAHFAVPVSASLRMYFEPLYWYNTVQNPIWWRNQVVAPFSEEFTFRACMLPILLQCVSPGKAVFIAPLFFGVAHLHHAVDRLRLGIDLPSVILLSCFQFLYTSVFGFYSAFLFIRTGHFLPLFAVHAFCNHMGLPEMKEMLSKPTPVRNKLMAFHVVGLVAWYFLLYPLTEPSFYSNTLYVL